Within the Chloroflexota bacterium genome, the region TCGAGCGTGGCATCCCCTTCCGGGAGGCGCATGCACTTTCGGGCCGCGCGGTGAGGCTCGCTCTTGAAAAAGGGAAAACCCTCGAGACGCTGACTCTCGCCGAATACCAGTCTATCCATCTTAAATTTGATGAAAATGTGTATAACGTCTTTGATCCGCAGCAATGCGTATCGCGCAGAAAAGCGCTGGGCGGCACAGCCCCAGAAGCCGTTCTGGCGCAATTGAAACAAGCCCAATCCCTATTAATTGTTGAAGGAGTACATCATGTCTAAGCTAACTTGTTCTGAATGTATGGCCGAAATCGAACTCGATGCCGGTACCGAAGTGAACGAAATTATTGTCTGTCCCGATTGTGGCGTAGAGTTGGAAGTGATCTCGCTGGATCCGCCTGTTGCCGAAATGGCCCCGATGGAAGCGGAGGATTGGGGGGAGTGAACATCGGCATACTCTACTCGCGGGTGCGCGTTGAAGAGAAGTGGATTTTCGCCGCCCTGGAAGGCCGCGGCATCGATTTTGACCGCCTGGACGACCGGGAGACGTTTTTTGATTTCGCTAACCCCGAACCCTGGCTGAAATACGATGCCATTCTGGAGCGCAGCATCAGCTATGCGCGCGGGCTGTATTCGGTGCGTGTGCTGAATGCCTGGGGAATCCCCACGGTGAATACCGCTAATGTAGCTGAAGCCTGCGGCAATAAACTGACTACGGCTTCGGCGCTCTCACAGGCGGGCGTGCCCCAGCCGCGCACGATGGCGGCCTATACCGCCGAGTCGGCGCTGGAAGCGATTGAGAATATGGGCTACCCTGTGGTGCTCAAACCGATGGTCGGCTCGTGGGGCCGTTTGCTGGCGAAGATCAACGACCGCGACGCGGCTGAGGCCGTGTTAGAACACAAGGCGGTGTTGGGATCGTATGAGCATTCGATTTTCTATATTCAGGAATTTATCGAAAAGCCGGGGCGCGATATCCGTGTGTTGGTGGTTGGCGATGAACCCATCACAGCGATTTATCGCAAATCGCCGCACTGGATTACGAACACGGCTCGCGGCGGGGAGGGCGAAGTTTGCCCGCTGACCCCGGAGTTGAGCGATATTTGCTACAAAGCGGCGCGCGCCGTGGGATGTGGGCTGCTGGCCGTGGATATTATCGAACACCCGGAGCGCGGCTTCCAGGTTAACGAGATCAACCACACCATGGAGTTCCACACCGCCGCCCCGACGACTGGCATAGACATCCCCAATTTGATTGTGGACTATCTGCTGGCTGTGGCGAGACGAGAAATACAAGTACTGTAATGCAGAATGCAAAATGATGAATGATGAATAAAAACACCCAGTTCTGCATTTTAGAATTTCGGAGAAATTATGATAAAAGCATCTATCATTGGCGCGTCGGGCTATACCGGCGGGGAATTGTTGCGATTGCTGATCCCCCACCCTGAGGTGGAGGTTGTGCAGGCGACCTCGCGCAGCCGTTTGGGCGAGTATGTTTATATGGCACATCCCAACCTGCGCAAGCAGACCGAGTTGAAGTTTAGCGATCCGGGCGAACTGGTAGCCACGGATGTAC harbors:
- the lysW gene encoding lysine biosynthesis protein LysW gives rise to the protein MSKLTCSECMAEIELDAGTEVNEIIVCPDCGVELEVISLDPPVAEMAPMEAEDWGE
- the lysX gene encoding lysine biosynthesis protein LysX → MNIGILYSRVRVEEKWIFAALEGRGIDFDRLDDRETFFDFANPEPWLKYDAILERSISYARGLYSVRVLNAWGIPTVNTANVAEACGNKLTTASALSQAGVPQPRTMAAYTAESALEAIENMGYPVVLKPMVGSWGRLLAKINDRDAAEAVLEHKAVLGSYEHSIFYIQEFIEKPGRDIRVLVVGDEPITAIYRKSPHWITNTARGGEGEVCPLTPELSDICYKAARAVGCGLLAVDIIEHPERGFQVNEINHTMEFHTAAPTTGIDIPNLIVDYLLAVARREIQVL